In one window of Trachemys scripta elegans isolate TJP31775 chromosome 5, CAS_Tse_1.0, whole genome shotgun sequence DNA:
- the LOC117878259 gene encoding broad substrate specificity ATP-binding cassette transporter ABCG2-like isoform X2 translates to MPLLPRDGQRTMLAMTACILDGVMRPGLNAILGPTGSGKSSLLDILAARKDPHGLSGHVLINGAPQPANFKCISGYVVQDDVVMGTLTVRENFQFSAALRLPMSVKEREKKERIDQIIKELGLTKVADSKVGTQFIRGVSGGERKRTNIGMELITDPAVLFLDEPTTGLDASTANAVLLLLKRMSKQGKTIIFSIHQPRYSIFRLFDNLTLLAAGRMLYHGPAQNAIEYFKSIGYECEPFNNPADFFLDVINGDSTAVASSKDDADLDNIEEHINRDKTLAETLAEHYSSSTYYKETKAILQNISFEDKKKVKTIFRQLTYTTSFFHQLKWVSKRTFKNLIGNPQASIAQLCVTIFLGLVVGAIFFGIKDDFTGVQNRIGAMFFVTTNQCFSSISAIELFIVEKKIFIHEYISGYYRVSAYFISKLMADLIPMRTLPSIIFTCIIYFMLGLKPRADAFFIMMFTLMMVSYTATAMALAIATGQDVVAVANLLMTIAFVFMIIFSGLLVNLTSVMSWLSWLQYFSIPRYGMTALQVNEFTDLKFCPGITNTSQIDTNCTQVSQPYCTGEEYLKNQGIEATSWGLWQNHVALACMTIIFLTICYLKLRFMKKLS, encoded by the exons GCTATTGGATATCTTAGCTGCAAGGAAAGATCCTCATGGGCTGTCTGGACACGTTTTGATAAATGGAGCTCCTCAGCCTGCCAACTTTAAATGTATCTCCGGATATGTGGTACAG GATGATGTGGTGATGGGAACCCTGACAGTGAGAGAAAATTTCCAGTTCTCAGCAGCACTCCGGCTACCCATGTCTGTGAAGGAACGGGAAAAGAAGGAACGAATTGACCAGATCATCAAGGAACTGGGTTTGACCAAGGTGGCAGATTCCAAG GTTGGCACCCAGTTCATTCGTGGGGTatctgggggagagagaaaacgGACCAATATTGGAATGGAACTCATTACTGACCCTGCAGTCTTGTTCTTAGATGAACCAACTACTGGATTAGATGCCAGCACTGCCAATGCGGTCTTGCTGCTCCTGAAAAG GATGTCAAAGCAGGGGAAAACAATAATCTTTTCCATCCATCAGCCCCGGTACTCCATATTCAGATTGTTTGACAACCTGACATTATTGGCTGCAGGAAGAATGCTGTACCATGGCCCTGCTCAGAATGCCATTGAATACTTCAAATCTATTG GTTATGAATGCGAGCCATTCAACAATCCTGCTGATTTTTTTCTGGATGTCATTAATGGAGACTCAACTGCTGTGGCATCAAGCAAGGACGATGCTGATCTAG ATAACATTGAAGAACACATCAACCGTGATAAGACTTTGGCAGAGACGTTAGCAGAGCACTATTCCAGTTCTACCTACTACAAAGAAACGAAAGCAATATTACAGAACATTTCTTTTGAGGATAAAAAGAAAGTGAAGACAATTTTCAGACAACTTACGTATACCACTTCCTTCTTTCATCAGCTCAAGTGGGTGTCCAAACGCACATTTAAAAACTTGATAGGCAACCCTCAAGCCTCCATAGCTCAG ctgtGTGTTACAATTTTCCTGGGACTAGTTGTAGGTGCCATTTTCTTTGGGATAAAAGATGATTTTACCGGTGTGCAAAACAG AATTGGAGCAATGTTCTTCGTGACCACCAACCAGTGTTTCAGCAGTATTTCAGCTATTGAACTTTTTATTGtggaaaaaaagatatttat ACATGAATATATCAGTGGGTACTACAGAGTGTCTGCATACTTCATCTCAAAGCTAATGGCTGATCTAATACCCATGAGGACTTTACCAAGCATCATCTTCACCTGTATAATTTATTTCATGTTAG GTTTGAAACCAAGAGCAGACGCCTTCTTTATAATGATGTTTACTCTTATGATGGTATCCTACACGGCCACTGCTATGGCGCTAGCGATTGCAACAGGACAGGACGTGGTAGCTGTAGCTAATCTACTCATGACCATCGCGTTTGTTTTTATGATT ATTTTCTCCGGGTTGTTGGTAAATCTTACAAGCGTCATGTCTTGGCTTTCCTGGCTGCAGTATTTCAGCATCCCTCGATATGGCATGACA GCTTTGCAAGTTAATGAATTTACTGATCTGAAATTTTGCCCTGGTATCACGAATACAAGTCAGATTGATACGAACTGCACGCAGGTTAGCCAACC GTATTGTACTGGAGAAGAATATTTGAAAAACCAAGGAATTGAGGCAACTTCCTGGGGCCTGTGGCAGAATCACGTGGCTCTTGCATGCATGACAATAATTTTCCTTACAATTTGTTATCTGAAACTGCGCTTCATGAAAAAGTTATCTTAA